From Micromonospora nigra, one genomic window encodes:
- a CDS encoding isovaleryl-CoA dehydrogenase, with protein MTTHEVFNQVPPLAGHDTADDPALLDGLDREGAGWATAELHELGRLAGSTEAIEHGRLANDHPPVLRTHDRYGHRIDEVEFHPSWHELLGTAVTYGLHAAAWADDRPGAHVARAAKFYAWRPDAGHGCPISMTYAAVPALRHAPDLAARYEPLLTATAYEPGLRAPHSKRGLLAGMSMTEKQGGSDVRANTTTARPEPDGSYRLVGHKWFTSAPTCDLFLTLAQAPDGLTCFLVPRVLPDGTRNPMRLMRLKDKLGNRSNASSEIEYEHAVAWRVGDEGRGVRTIIDMVNLTRLDCLVGAAAGMRQGVTTAAHHAAHRRAFGRHLVDQPLMRNVLADLAVESEAATVLMMRLAGATDRSARGDADESAFRRLAVAVGKYWVCKRWPGHAAEALECLGGNGYVEESGMPRLFRESPLNSIWEGSGNVAALDVLRALTREPEVMAAFEAELAAAAGADARLDAAVRRLRADLTDPHEVELRARRLVERLALVVQGSLLVRHGHPAVADAFCASRLGGDHGYAYGTLPAGVDTATIIARATPKVG; from the coding sequence GTGACGACGCACGAAGTGTTCAACCAGGTCCCGCCGCTGGCCGGCCACGACACGGCCGACGACCCGGCGCTGCTGGACGGGCTCGACCGGGAGGGCGCCGGCTGGGCGACCGCCGAGCTGCACGAGCTCGGTCGGCTCGCCGGGAGCACGGAGGCGATCGAACACGGCCGACTGGCCAACGACCACCCACCGGTGCTGCGCACCCACGACCGCTACGGCCACCGGATCGACGAGGTGGAGTTCCACCCGTCCTGGCACGAACTCCTGGGGACCGCCGTCACCTACGGGCTGCACGCCGCCGCGTGGGCCGACGACCGCCCCGGCGCACACGTCGCCCGCGCCGCGAAGTTCTACGCCTGGCGGCCCGACGCCGGCCACGGCTGCCCGATCTCCATGACGTACGCGGCGGTGCCGGCACTGCGGCACGCCCCGGACCTGGCCGCGCGGTACGAACCGCTGCTCACCGCCACGGCGTACGAACCGGGGCTGCGTGCGCCGCACAGCAAGCGGGGTCTGCTGGCGGGCATGTCGATGACCGAGAAGCAGGGCGGCTCGGACGTCCGGGCCAACACCACCACCGCCCGCCCCGAACCGGACGGCAGTTACCGGCTCGTCGGGCACAAGTGGTTCACCTCGGCCCCCACGTGCGACCTGTTCCTCACCCTGGCCCAGGCACCCGACGGACTGACCTGCTTCCTGGTGCCCCGGGTGCTGCCCGACGGCACCCGCAACCCGATGCGGTTGATGCGCCTGAAGGACAAGCTGGGCAACCGGTCCAACGCGTCCTCCGAGATCGAGTACGAACACGCCGTGGCCTGGCGGGTCGGCGACGAGGGCCGGGGCGTACGCACCATCATCGACATGGTCAACCTCACCCGGCTCGACTGCCTCGTCGGCGCGGCCGCCGGTATGCGTCAGGGCGTGACCACCGCCGCGCACCACGCCGCGCACCGGCGGGCCTTCGGCCGGCACCTGGTCGACCAGCCGCTGATGCGCAACGTGCTCGCGGACCTGGCCGTGGAGTCCGAGGCCGCCACCGTCCTCATGATGCGGCTCGCCGGAGCGACGGACCGGTCGGCGCGCGGCGACGCCGACGAGTCGGCGTTCCGACGCCTCGCCGTGGCGGTCGGCAAGTACTGGGTCTGCAAGCGGTGGCCCGGCCACGCCGCCGAGGCCCTGGAATGCCTGGGCGGCAACGGCTACGTGGAGGAGTCCGGCATGCCCCGGCTGTTCCGGGAGTCGCCGCTGAACTCGATCTGGGAGGGCTCCGGCAACGTCGCCGCCCTGGACGTGCTGCGCGCCCTCACCCGGGAACCGGAGGTGATGGCCGCGTTCGAGGCGGAACTGGCCGCGGCGGCCGGCGCGGACGCCCGCCTCGACGCCGCCGTGCGGCGGCTGCGCGCCGACCTGACCGACCCGCACGAGGTGGAGCTGCGGGCCCGCCGCCTGGTGGAGCGTCTCGCCCTGGTCGTGCAGGGCTCGCTGCTGGTGCGCCACGGTCACCCGGCGGTGGCCGACGCCTTCTGCGCCTCCCGACTCGGTGGCGACCACGGCTACGCGTACGGCACCCTGCCGGCCGGCGTCGACACGGCCACGATCATCGCCCGAGCGACGCCGAAGGTGGGATGA
- a CDS encoding TetR/AcrR family transcriptional regulator, with protein sequence MAYRTTERVRARLTASRERTVAAALEIMAEHGYAGCTVAAVAQRAGMATGSVYRHFPTKGDLFAEVFRTASQREIDAVTRGAARQTTAAARMSAVVATFAGRALRSPRLAYALLAEPVDPAVDAQRLVFRRAHADLVAGFVAQGVASGELPPQNPELTATALVGALAEAMVGPLAAGVAGPDTITELTTFIHRALGVPT encoded by the coding sequence ATGGCGTACCGGACGACGGAGCGGGTCAGGGCCCGGCTCACCGCGTCCCGCGAACGGACGGTCGCGGCGGCGCTGGAGATCATGGCCGAGCACGGGTACGCCGGCTGCACCGTCGCCGCCGTCGCCCAGCGCGCCGGCATGGCCACCGGCAGCGTCTACCGCCACTTCCCCACCAAGGGCGACCTGTTCGCCGAGGTGTTCCGCACCGCGTCGCAACGCGAGATCGACGCGGTCACCCGTGGGGCGGCCAGGCAGACCACGGCCGCCGCCCGGATGTCCGCCGTCGTGGCGACCTTCGCCGGGCGGGCGCTGCGGTCACCCCGCCTGGCGTACGCGCTGCTCGCCGAACCCGTGGACCCGGCCGTGGACGCGCAGCGCCTCGTCTTCCGCCGGGCGCACGCCGACCTCGTCGCCGGCTTCGTGGCACAGGGCGTGGCGAGCGGCGAACTGCCCCCGCAGAATCCCGAGCTGACCGCCACCGCGCTCGTCGGTGCCCTCGCCGAGGCCATGGTCGGCCCGCTGGCCGCCGGGGTCGCGGGTCCGGACACCATCACGGAGCTGACCACGTTCATCCACCGCGCGCTGGGAGTGCCGACGTGA